A stretch of DNA from Eschrichtius robustus isolate mEscRob2 chromosome 12, mEscRob2.pri, whole genome shotgun sequence:
tttgaaaatggtAAAAcactatggaattaaaaaaaataaaaggaaagagaagactcaaaaaaaaaaaataaataaataaaagaagcaatCAGCCACCATGAGCTGGGTCCCCTGCCAGTCACCTGGGTGATGGTAACGCGCCTACCTTGATGCTCACACTGCTCTGCAGTACACTGTGTCTAGCTCTGAGCACCACCTTTAGGATGCACCAGACAAGCCAGAATATATTCATATGGAAACCAGGATCCAGAAGTGTTTTTAGCAAACAGGTATTCTGAGTTCAGAGACAAAAAGGCTTAAGATACATCCAACAGAGGAATTGGCCTCTTGGTGGAATGCTGAGGGGGAGATGGGATTACAGGACGAGGGGACTGGCTGGGTGGTGCTTACCTTCCCAGTGTTGAGGGTCTGGAATCCCAAGCTAGGAATTTATGACAACAGTGTTCTGCAACAAACCTTCAAAGAAGAGCAAGTAACCTGTGGCTCATGCCAGTGGTGGACACCATGATGATGGGCAGATGCCCAGCAAGGTCAGCTTGTAGCTGCAGACCCTCCGCACACCCTCTGCTTCTTCAGGGAATCCCACCAAACTAAACTTCAATGGGGCTGTGAAATCTGGTCTTCACCTGATCCATGTCCCAGGTTCAAAGGCCTCTTGGCTCAGCCTTTGTCTGTTTCGGGGGCAGGACACTCTTCCATAGTGACTAGCAGCCTTCTTTTATCACATGTGTCTTTTGCTTACCTACTATCCAGAGGCAGAACTAAGCCAAATAAACCACTTCCTTGGTTCTTCTAACTGCTGGCCCCACTTCCCATCACTTCAGAACTCTAGCTAAGAACCTAAACCAAGGCTTAGAGCTGAGCAGTATGGACGAGTCAAGATGGGAACAAGTAGAGGGGCCGCAGGACAGACCTCAAGAGGCCGGGTAAGACCCACAAGGAATCATGACCCCCATGCTGCGTTATACCTGGGCAGGAAATCAAAGGAAGCATTTTCAGCTAATTTCACCAAAACCTTAAGGCACTGGCTGAGGACACTGGCTTTAAGGTGACCTGTTGCTGCAGAAGAGAAAGCCAAAAGTTGAAGAAGCATCTTCAATAGTGGATGCTGGCCTTGGTCACCGGCAAGCCCCGCTGGGGCTGAGGTCACATCCCCAGGACCATGTCCGTCAACCAGGCTCTGGTCTCCTTCCCTAGGAGCAGAATCCGCGCCTGCTCCTGATAGTAACAGGCAAATGACTGCTCCGCTGTGGCACACCAGGTGCTGAAGAACGCTTAGTGAAGCCACAGAGAAGCCTTCCAGGTTGCAAAGTGAGTCCTCAGGGCTGGCCTCTACCCCAGAGCTCACGCAGGAGGGATGTGTTGGTGAGTCCGCAGGCGCTCCGCTTCTCTTGGTTGCTGCCAAATCCTGCAGAGCCTGGCAGTGTAAGCCGATAAAGAACTGTACCAGGGGGAGGAGGTGCACAGCTCCAGGAAGCTGGCAGAGTGGGAAGGCCCTTCCGCCTCCCTCTGCTGGGTCTCTGTCACAGGAGCCCTCATTCCTGGCCACCAGATTCAGTCCAGTAAGTGCCAGGTTCTGTGCTTCTCTCAGGGCCAAGAGGGGAAATGACCCATCACAAGAACCTGTGGTCCTCAGGCTTGAAATCCCAGTCAAGGTACTAGcaacagacacaaaagaaaacaagtgtGAGAGGGAGATAAGGTCAAGGGACCCAAACAACCTGCCTGCTAAATTCTCTAGTTTTCCTGCCCAGAGCAGACCTCCTAGGCCGGTCAGGACCAGATAGGGACTTGCTTCCTGGAAACTTCTTCCAAACAAGCTTTTTAGGAGTCTTATGCTTACCTGCCAAGCCCAGGTAGCTGGAACAGGGTGCCGGTAGGAGCCTCAGAACAACTGCTCAGGAGGTGGCACAGACCTAGGGATGACCCTGGGATCAAAGGCTGCTTCAGGAGAAGGTTTATCAAAATGGAGCCTGCAGAAGACAAGGTGACTGTAGGAGGTTCTGACATGAGAGTGCTTTTCTATGATGCCAACTATCCTCTAAACTGCCACTAAGTTCCCTTGAGACGCCCGTGGGTACTGAAGGCTCGGAGGCATACTTGCTCTTGGTCCCTTCTATTTTATAGTCTTCTGCTTAAGTCACAGACTACTACTCCCCTGGACCCTCTAAAGCACTGCCTGGGGTGCTGATTGAGCCCAGGACAGTTCCCTAGGCAATTCCACTGCAGCATCACAGAGGATGATCGGACCCAGGCAGGCCTCCTGCAGAAGGAGCAGGCATTCTGGTTACCTTGAGTGTTTGATCTCTGCATCCAGCCGTCAACAGGACTTTTCTGGGACTGTTCTTGCTTTATCGGGTCATCTCCCAGACTATGGGTCTTATTCTCTGAATAACAGATAATATGTTAATCAAAACTGGAACACAAAAGCACAAGTGTATCAGAAACTCTTAAATGTAATGAGTTTAAAACATACATTGTTCTACTTCTTCAACTTTGGATCAAAATAAGAGCCAAAGCAACTCAAGAACCTTCACATCTTTGCCTTCCTCATATAAAACAGGAACTTGcataaggaaaggaaaggaaaagaaaattaaattgtttGCCCCACTTCAAAATCAGGCAGTAACAtaaaagcattttatatgattcttattatgtgccagacactgttctaagagctttatacaTGCTAGCTCTCTTGTTCCTCACAGCAACCCAACCAGGAGGTGTTATCATTGGCTCtgttttacaaatgggaaaactgaggcacagaggttaaggGACTTGCTCAAATCATACAAGCCAGTAAGCAATGTGACTGGGACTCTCGGCCAGGCTAGTGGGCTCCACTGCGGGCTCATAACACTACCCGATAACCGCTCCTGAACTTGCTAAATGTCAAAAATGTGAGTAGCTATAGTTCTCAGGGGTGGCATGATGCTAATGACTTGAAAGGGTTGATGGTAGAAAAAAGGCAATGTATCTGAATTGTAAGATAAACTGGCATAGCACAGTCTCAGAGTGAAAACCTACTAATGCTAGACTGTCTCTCTAGAAAGCAGTAGCATTCCCTCAGTCTGGACTCAGCTGGGCGATGAAAGGAGCACATGTTCCTGCATACTAGCTGTGTTTCTGGCATGGCAAAGGATGCTGACTGGAGGTTTTAAAATATGCCTGCAAATTCTTTGACACACTTCTCCTCAAGGGGTGCAGCCTAGTTTTCTTCCCCTTGAACATGGCCCAGACTCAATGACTCACTTCTAACaaacagaatgtggcagaagtgatgctaTGTGACTTTTAAGGCTAGGCCATAAAAAGGATAGCTTCCACCTATCACTCTGGGTTTGCTAGCTCTAGAGAAAGCCATCTACCAGGTTATGAGATCAGCCAAGTAGCCCTGTGGAAAGACCCACATGTGGAAAGGAATTCCactgccagacatgtgagtgagccaCCTTGAAATAGATCCTCCAGCCCCCTACAAGCCTTCAGTGCCCGCAGAGACAAACCATCCCCACTGTGCTGTCAGAACTGCTGACCCACAGAAACGAGGAGAAAATAAATACTCAAATGTTTCAAGGCTCAAGTCTGAGTAGTCTGATATAGAGCAACAGATGATGGATAGACTGACTTACCCTCTTTGCCCATCAGGGACTTATATCCTGGATTGGtctggcaggggtggggaagggacatGTTAGCACTAAAAGACTCCTTTGTAGGGAAAGATGGTTTTCCAAGTTGTGGAGAACATGCTTCTGGCTTTATAACCACAGAAGGGCTTTTCCTAGGACTGGAAAAAGTTAACTATGAAAGCAAAGTAATGATTCTGCTAACACCATGTAAAATACCTGGTTATAAAACTTCTACCAAACTTTAAACTTTTCCTGTCTAGGTGATTTGACCAAAAGTTTTATCTATTACGCGTTTGTTATTCTTTGTCAGGACAGCAATGCAAAATTCAAGGCATTTTGATTcaaattgttgaaaaaaaaaaatctttcatttgcTTCCACCTTCTTCCAATCACCCAAAAGTATTGGCCATAATTCCATTACTATTTCCAATTCCACCAAAACATCTTTTCAGTTtgcaacctcttttttttttaattgaaatatagttgctatacaatgttatataagttATAAGCATATACTGTAGTgactcataatttttaaaggttatactccatttatagttattataaaatattggctatgttccctttgttgtacaatatatccttgtagtttattttatacttaatagtttatacctcttactcccctatcCCTCTATATTGCCTCTTTCCCATTTCctctcccccctggtaaccactagtttggaACAACCTCTTTTATAATAGTCAGGGACTGAATGAAAAGATTTTCAGGAGAAAGAGGGTCTAGTAAAAGGTGTATTTTGTCTTGCAACTTGGAAACTGAGCCCGTGCCTTGGTGCCAGGGTCTTTATGTTAGAGAAGCAGTCTTAACCCTCTGATTGGATCAGATAATGCTGAGGCCCTCCTGTTAGTGTGAAGAGGTGAGGATGGACTCCCTCTGCTCTCCTGTCTTACCTGGGCTACTCAAGGCAAGAAGTGTTCTATTTCACACCCTGCCCATAGTAAGCAAAGGCAGCAGAATGTTGAATGCCAGAAAAAGACGACCTGACCCACACTGTTCAAATTTCAAGGCTGATCCTGACAGTGTGCCAGACTTCTCTGGCAGGCAGGGGATGGGACGGACCATTAACAAGCTGATCACATCTGCAGCAAAGGTGGGGACTGCTGGAcagcaaatgagaaaaaatattccaAGCAGTTGGGACTGAAATACAGTTGGGGAAAatcatttatttgaaacaaattaCATAAAAATGAAGACTGGTCCACTCCAAAAGTTTGGAGAGCATCTTTCCAGCCTCTTTCCATCCCGAGGAGTTGTATTGTGTTTATAAAGTCTACAGGGAGGAAGCACTTCTAGAGTGCGGGGCCTTTATGCTATGATGCCCCAAACCATGCTAGTCTCATCCAAACCATCTTTGAGGCCTTCAGGAAAGAGCATCTATGCCCCAGGGGCAGAGTCTAAACGACCTTTGTTCAGGACTAGCCTGACATTGTTATTCAGACTTTTTACTAAACGATACAAAACTGTATTCTCCCTCTAGCACCATCATTACCTGACATGGGAAATGGAGGGAGCAGCTAGTTTATTAGCTCGTTCACTGCTTTGAAGCTTTGTCCTCAATTCATTCATCTCTGCATCTTTAAACTGGAGTTCAGACTGCAATGACTGGAGCTGGAAGGCAAAAGAAGCATACTTATAGAGGCCTCATCACATATACAGAAACAGCTCTGGGCTTCAAAATCTCAAGCTAGTAAAGGAAAAACAAGCAATGAGAGATAGTATAAAAGTCTGCTGTGACATAAATGTCCTGAAATAGCAAGCTTTAACCTTCTTCCTGAAAGATGGCATGGTATTCTAGAAAGATATTTTGACCTGAACTATAGCTGGGTAGTTTGTGAGGGTTCAAACACCAtttactcagcctctctgaactCCAGCTTATCTGTAACATAAATACCTGTCTTCTGGTTGGGGGGATTAAGTAAGAATGGTGAATGTAAAATGCCCAGCACAGAGCTTGACAAGGTACCATATCTCATGGTAAcatgtagaccttttagtgaatATAGTGGTGCACAATCCAAGTCTTCCTGAAGGTCTGGGCTGAGTATTTAGAAGAGTTTTACCAAAGCCTTGTACAGTGTGGGGAGACCTGCTGTTCTGGCCAATGGTAACTGCTGCCATTCCCCAGGCACAGCACCAGACACAAGGGCAGGACCATTTAAGTCTCATGACAGCCCTTCTGGTTATTTTCTGGAACAGATAAGGGAAATGAGTCATAGAGCATAAGTCATCACCCTGAGGTCACTGCTTGAATGTGATAAAGCCTAGATTCAAACTCTGGTTTGTCTGATTGCAAACCCCTTGCTCTTCATCATATATATGGAAAGGCAACTACTGCTGTTAGTCTTGGGCACAGGTCAGTGCTTCTTTAAAGATTGCCAAGTTTGCTGAATGAAGTAATGGCAGAATAAGGCCCATGTCCTTGAGTTTGAAGCCTTGGGAAGTGAAGGAAAGTGGTATATACTGGACACCCACTGTTTTTCTTCCCAGAACAGTATCTCCCTCTCTCAAGAAACATCATTTTCCTACCTTTGAATATGTGATTTGAATGGGAGCTATTATCTCTTTGGTTACAGTGACTAGTTCAGAGGCAGGCACCTGACTCAGGTTAGACCAATTAGAGCCTTCcccagaattttaaaacttgGAGATAAGGAACCCTAAGTCTTCAGTCTGCTCTGGAGCTATGAAATATGAGCCCAGGAGCCCCTGGAGAACACATCCTCTACCATAAGGATGGAGCCTATCAATAGTACAGAGAATAAAGATGAGTCATGGCAAATCTTGAGTCTTTTGAGTCCCCAGCACACCTGTTTTCCCAGACTTAGTTATGGAAGCCAGTACATTTTCTTTTGGCCTAAGCTAGGTCAACTGAGTTTCTGAtctgccaaaaaacaaaaaaaacccaacaaaaaacCCACTAATTTTAGCTGTTTCTGCAAAGTGTGAGCTAGTAGCTTAGACTACCACAGCAAAGCAGAGTTTCATCTAAGTCCTTTTCTAAACCTCAGAGCCTGGAGAAAAGTACATGCAATTAGTTGGTAGCGAAAGTATTTAAGACAAACAACTGTTGAAATCTTCCTGGAAGATTTATAAGCAACTTTAGTCATTGCTTCTAAAGGAACTCATTGAGCAGGCAAAGCTGATGTCCGTACAAGCAAAACAAATGCTCTGGGTCACCTTTTTggagaattctttttctttgtcactGAGTGCTTGAGTTTTCTCTTGCTCAAGAAGGAAATGTGATCTTCTCTGTTCCTCTAGAATGGATTCTGTCTGATGCAGTGAGTCccgtaaaattttaatttctccatttttaatgAGCGCTTCTTCTTCCATTGCCTTCATCTGTAAATCCCAAATTGATGTTGTGAAAAGTTTGTAAGGGAAAATTTTATATGTACTTGTTTCAACATGTAGCTGGGGAGATGAAGAAACACATTTAAAACATGTCCAACAGACCAATGAGTGCTCAAAATATATCTGTACCAACCAGACATCACCATGATCTGCTAGGCCCATTCCTGGGACAGTGGATATTCAGCAAGATAGCTTAAGGACACACTTGTCACTTCTGCATGCAGATTCTATAGGCTCTAAGAGGTATTAAACAATCTGGGTCACACACTTCACAGAACTAAAATTCTACATTATGTTCTTGTTTTTTCTAGGGACCTACAGATAGTCATATGAAGAATGTTTGCTTTTTTGCAAAACTGCTAATGAAAATAGCAACCATTATGGTGTTGTGTTTCTTATATAAGACATAGGCTATAAATTTATCTCAGTGCTATAACAGaaagtttgtatctttttgtatatggtttacAGTGTTTCCTTTCTTGCCCTGG
This window harbors:
- the ATRIP gene encoding ATR-interacting protein, coding for MAGIPAPGSRRRSGPPAPSPGPPPSTQHPPSKRARGFLATAPPDPEDPFGAHGDFTADDLEELDTLASQALSQCPNAAPDVSNVRKVPRLDGMSKNPSRKNRESVPVKDNFELELLQAQYKELKEKMKAMEEEALIKNGEIKILRDSLHQTESILEEQRRSHFLLEQEKTQALSDKEKEFSKKLQSLQSELQFKDAEMNELRTKLQSSERANKLAAPSISHVSPRKSPSVVIKPEACSPQLGKPSFPTKESFSANMSLPHPCQTNPGYKSLMGKEENKTHSLGDDPIKQEQSQKSPVDGWMQRSNTQGSILINLLLKQPLIPGSSLGLCHLLSSCSEAPTGTLFQLPGLGSTLTGISSLRTTGSCDGSFPLLALREAQNLALTGLNLVARNEGSCDRDPAEGGGRAFPLCQLPGAVHLLPLVQFFIGLHCQALQDLAATKRSGAPADSPTHPSCVSSGVEASPEDSLCNLEGFSVASLSVLQHLVCHSGAVICLLLSGAGADSAPREGDQSLVDGHGPGDVTSAPAGLAGDQGQHPLLKMLLQLLAFSSAATGHLKASVLSQCLKVLVKLAENASFDFLPRFQCVFRVLPQCLRPETPLPSVLLTIELLSLLVDHEKLAPQLCSHRERCLLLLLYMYITSRPDKAASETQWLQLEQEAVWLLAKLAVQSPSSPVTGSSCQCNVEVVRALTVMLHRQWLTVRRAGGPPRTDQQKRTVRCLRDTVLLLHSLSQKDKLFTVHCVEVLHQYDQVMPGVSMLIRGLPDVTGCEEAALDDLCAAEADVDDPEMDCG